CTGTTTCATTaaaaggaactcaaaaatgaTAAACTGTTTTTGGAAAGTTTCAATTATACATAGAAGAATGATTTTTGACAAATAGAACGTAGCACAATCTTTAAAGTATCTTTGTATGTAACAAGATGTATCTGTGTTATACCTTTCTCAACATTCAGTCATTGCGCTTAGATTTTTTGACGATGTTTCAACGAGACTTTCATTTACGAAAACACTATTTCACACTTCAGTCATAATacagaatatattatacaatcatatttcatatatatctatactagactgtatcaaaaaaattgactatttctttttttcaaaaatatactgaaaatattgttcaggataccgaaaaaaggcgcctgttaGAATGGGaactcttaattttaatactaagaagtgcctcatcgcgactttctactttccataagaataacatggcaaaaatggtttttgctccttgcgatttttataactagataacgacgcgtcgtacagaaaattcaaaaacacgtttttgtaggaaattgaacgttctacaaaaaaggtctcttgtcattttacgataaatctattctttcaaaagttatttgaggtcgaacatcaacaaaggacctcaaataacttttgaaagaatagatttatcgtaaaatgacaagagaccttttttgtagaacgttcaatttcctacaaaaacgtgtttttgaattttctgtacgacgcgtcgttatctagttataaaaatcgcaaagatcaagaaccatttttgccatgttattcttatggaaagtagaaaatcgggatgaggcacttcttagtattaaaattaagagctcccattttaacaggcgccttttttcggtatactgaacaatattttcagtatatttttcaaaaaaaaaaaaaaaatagtccatttttttgatacagtctaatctatacatatatacacacacataggTTATCAACCTTAAATCGTACGTTTTGCTTAATTTTGCATGCGTACTTGATCAGAATAAAGCCGTTTTATTGCtaagaaaacaaacaataagGCTTGTGCCATTAGATGGTAACTATTgcacaaaatttgaatttctaatgGCATTGAAACGCACAGCAACATTTTGCATACATGACAATCGATTGATGTCTACATCATTCTCTCCACGCCTAGCTGAGATAAAATGTGCTCTCCCAATTCGTTGGAATTCAAATCATCAAGATCATTGCTCTCTTCGAAAATATCTTGGACAGTACCAGTGACTTCACTTTCGACAGCCTCATTGCCTATTCCCTGCTCTTCATACCTGTTAAATATCAGTTCCTGATCATTGTCTCCCCAATTGCGATCGGtactattttctttcataagATGTCTGCGCAGTGTCCTCAAAGATGGTAATGGAAATTTGTAACTCAATAACTTTTCATAACACTTCAGTCCGCAGCTGTTTCTAATATCGATGGCTGTAAGCAGTGCGGTCTCGGAAAATTCATGCGTTGCATTATCGATAAACAGGTTTTTAAATTTGCTTTGCTTGTCCACTGTAGCCCTGTGCCGTTTGATCGATGCCTGCAtactcaacattttttttttgcacgtaTTAGCATTTTTCTCTGCTCTCTCTAAGAACTTTGACGCTTTCTCAAGCTTCCAGTTCAACACtttaatttgttcatccttttgTTTCAGActctgaagaaattttttatcttgtgCGTCGGTGCTGACCtgttttcttagttttttgTTAGCTTCTTCCAGCTGATTAACTTTATTGCTAAGTTTATAAATTGCCTGCTGTTTCATTTCAGACTCATTTTTGCAGTTTACCTCAGGCGATTGTGGCTTTTTACTAAGCTTTTCTTTAAATATCTGtatctgtttgttttttacttgtaGTTCCAATTTTAGATTCACTAATTTAGTTTCCAGTTCTTTGTAAATGATTAACTGGTTTGttaatttctttattactTCTTGTTGTGCATTCAACTTTTGCCGCAGCTCTTTGGATAGATCAGTAGGTTTATTTGAATACTTTTGTTGCACAGACCGCACATTTTCATAATCTGAACTAACATTTTCTTCAACCTTGATTCTGACACTTCCATCGTTATCAATCGCTTTTTTCCTCTGTACATTTCCGTCCAATTCTATATGAAGAAATTCCCCTTTTCGCCCATGCGATCGTTCGGTACTTGAATTTATTTGCGCAGTGTCGAATAGATTTGTGTCATTGTTCGTTTCATAATCTCTCTCAACTACAAACCCTTTTTCAATGTCCATACTATCAGAATCATCAAAGTGTTCTTCGTCAGACCTTAAATGAATTAACCCATCtggatttttaccattttttaacgaatctcttTTGTTTGCTTCTCCAGTTAATAAATACTTTGCCgacgaaacatttttcacatttcttgaCAACTTCCAACCAACATCGTTATGTTTGTCAGATATTCTATGGCCTGAGGTGGCTTCCAAGCCTGCAATAATTTCGCCAACATCATCGGCAACCCCTGTTACTCTGATGGTAAAGTTTGGGTTTGTTAAAGAACCTTCGCCGTTATTAAGTTCAAATTTGCCATTAATCACATCTGAGGGTTTCTTGTGACTGGTAGTAACGATATTTCTGTCTTCCCTACCTCCTCTTTTTTTTGCCCTAGCAACCCTTAGAATTGAGCGTGTCAGTTGATCACATTTAACTGCGCTTAACGTTCTTTGCGACAAATCTGCAATAGTTTTCTCAATGGATTTCATCACTTCTTCTCTggtttttcttcgtttcaatGCAGCTTTCAAGTCCGTCGAATCACTCTGCTTCCCTTTAGAGACATTAATtacattaccatcatttaggGCTATAGATTTACTAGTCAAACTCTGCCTTTTTAAAGGACAATCTTCCCCTTGATTCGTATTCTGCATTTCCCTTTTTTCTCCCAATACACAGAGTTGTGTATTCGCATTGCTGcttgtgtttttattttcatctccacTTTCCGTGCCGAATATTATCTGTACGTTTCTTGGGATTTCTTTATCCGTGTGCCTCATAATATCATCTGATAAAGCATCCTTGCTTTTCGAAACTGTCGAGTTTTTTGTACAAACAATGTCTTTACGAACTGAGATACTAGCAACTCGCTGATCTTTCGGTGATTTTGGATCATCGGTTGCATCTTCGCCATTACAAATTTGCTTCAACCTTTCTTCAATATCGTCGTAGCTGTTCTGAATCTGCTGCTTATTTTCGGTGCTTACTCGCGACTGTTTTCCGGCGTCCGGGTTCTCTTGAATAAACAAGGTGTTATCAACTATGATATGACCAATCTCTTTGTTATTTTCATCAGCGACGATTATGACATTCTCATTGTTGTTAACAAGCTTGCCTATCTCCCTATTGTTCTCATCAGACACTATTATCATGTTCTGTTTTTTCAATCCCGGGATCTCTTTTTCTGTAACAATACGATACGCAAGATCATGATTGTTTTCTTCACCATCTGCGATATCTTGCTCAATCTCATTACCCAGTGCTATGGATTTGCACGTCATACCATCACCCTGTGCAACTATACTTGTCTTATTTCCTTTCATGTCGCAAGCTATCTCGTATTCATCATCGTCAAGGAATTCCAAAGTGTAATTATAGTCTTCTAGTGTTCGCATTTTCTTCGAATTACTGAGTGACCAATCATCAATGTCTTGCTGCTCGTTTTGAAGACGTCTCTTGTTGGGAGACTTCCTCTTTGACGTCTCCGTAAATATGGATGGTACAGCGTCTCTCTTAAGTCTAAGCTTTCCTTTCTTCGTCTGCACCCACTGGTCAGCCTCGAAGTGAGCATGACagaggaaagaattttttgacgGTGCCCAGTTTGCTCTACCCACTCTTTCCTGCCACTCTTTTCTCAATTTTGGGTCACGAGGGAAACATTTCATGTTGTAACCCTTTTCACTGCGATTGTTGCACCCGATCGCAGCGCAGCCTGgcattttttatccttttctttttcaaattttgaaaaacctttCTTCAGCAACCTTCCCGATTGCTTAACGAATCAGGCAGCGCCAATCACGTCAGGAACCAGCCAACATTTTACTAAATATTTCTCTGCGATCATCTGCCGCCTACTGCCATATGCCTGAAATCGAGAAGTTCATGACAATTGCGATAGAAACTTTTGCAACTCAAACAAGAGATACATGTCTTGCATAACATATATTCTTAGCACAATTTACATCAAGtgagaatattttacatttctcaGTCAATCATAGATTGTTGTTTATATTAAACATGGATTCTTATGCAGGGAACCTTTTTTTTACCCATGTATTCACAAATAATGAGTGAATTTTGAATAGTTGCAGATATTTCCGTTAatgggtgagaaaaaaaaaatttgaaataagaaatcaGAATAGGTAGACTTAACGAGTGTGTGGTTAGCGTATTTGTAATCATACGTAGTAAAACCCGTTCATACCTTGTATTAAGCTAGAACTACAATCGTAGTTTCGTACTGTGATGGCTAATCAGAAGCTTGCCATTCAGATGCATGAATATATTCCCAAATATTTTTCCCGCGAttaaattattccaaaattttgGAAGTTTTTCTTATAGGTTAACAAATGcaataacaagaaaataattatttatccagtTTGGTTCAGTTCGACCAGTCAACGGTTCGACTCCCTCTACTTGTG
Above is a genomic segment from Diprion similis isolate iyDipSimi1 chromosome 5, iyDipSimi1.1, whole genome shotgun sequence containing:
- the LOC124406290 gene encoding uncharacterized protein LOC124406290, encoding MPGCAAIGCNNRSEKGYNMKCFPRDPKLRKEWQERVGRANWAPSKNSFLCHAHFEADQWVQTKKGKLRLKRDAVPSIFTETSKRKSPNKRRLQNEQQDIDDWSLSNSKKMRTLEDYNYTLEFLDDDEYEIACDMKGNKTSIVAQGDGMTCKSIALGNEIEQDIADGEENNHDLAYRIVTEKEIPGLKKQNMIIVSDENNREIGKLVNNNENVIIVADENNKEIGHIIVDNTLFIQENPDAGKQSRVSTENKQQIQNSYDDIEERLKQICNGEDATDDPKSPKDQRVASISVRKDIVCTKNSTVSKSKDALSDDIMRHTDKEIPRNVQIIFGTESGDENKNTSSNANTQLCVLGEKREMQNTNQGEDCPLKRQSLTSKSIALNDGNVINVSKGKQSDSTDLKAALKRRKTREEVMKSIEKTIADLSQRTLSAVKCDQLTRSILRVARAKKRGGREDRNIVTTSHKKPSDVINGKFELNNGEGSLTNPNFTIRVTGVADDVGEIIAGLEATSGHRISDKHNDVGWKLSRNVKNVSSAKYLLTGEANKRDSLKNGKNPDGLIHLRSDEEHFDDSDSMDIEKGFVVERDYETNNDTNLFDTAQINSSTERSHGRKGEFLHIELDGNVQRKKAIDNDGSVRIKVEENVSSDYENVRSVQQKYSNKPTDLSKELRQKLNAQQEVIKKLTNQLIIYKELETKLVNLKLELQVKNKQIQIFKEKLSKKPQSPEVNCKNESEMKQQAIYKLSNKVNQLEEANKKLRKQVSTDAQDKKFLQSLKQKDEQIKVLNWKLEKASKFLERAEKNANTCKKKMLSMQASIKRHRATVDKQSKFKNLFIDNATHEFSETALLTAIDIRNSCGLKCYEKLLSYKFPLPSLRTLRRHLMKENSTDRNWGDNDQELIFNRYEEQGIGNEAVESEVTGTVQDIFEESNDLDDLNSNELGEHILSQLGVERMM